From a single Sus scrofa isolate TJ Tabasco breed Duroc chromosome 13, Sscrofa11.1, whole genome shotgun sequence genomic region:
- the USP19 gene encoding ubiquitin carboxyl-terminal hydrolase 19 isoform X13, whose amino-acid sequence MSGGASTTGPRRGPLGLEEATSKKKQKDRANQESKDGDPRRGGSASAPQEEHTKEELLLDWRQSSDEVIVKLRVGAGPLRLDEVDAAFTDTDCVVRLPGGRQWGGVFYAEIDGSCTKVQARKGGLLQLSLPKKVPMLMWPSLLKKPLGTQELVPGLRCQENGQEASPIASEPGPEPRRAKQEARNQKRAQGRSEAGTGAGPGAQAGPSAKRAVHLRRGPEGEGSRDGPGPRGDAPPFLAEPASTQAEAEEQLRVPPLNPQTCLLGSEEDLELLTGEKAVSARNDPVSPAMARSRDPEKEPESMVNLAFVKNDSYEKGPDSVVVHVYVKEIRRDTSRVLFREQDFTLIFQTRDGNFLRLHPGCGPHTTFRWQVKLRNLIEPEQCTFCFTASRIDICLHKRQSQRWGGLEAPAARVGGAKVAVPTGPTPLDSTPPGSAPHPLTGQEEARGVEKEKPKARSEDTGLDGVAARTPMEHVTPKPEPHLASPKPTCMVPPMPHSPVSGDSVEEEEEEEKKVCLPGFTGLVNLGNTCFMNSVIQSLSNTRELRDFFHDRSFEAEINYNNPLGTGGRLAIGFAVLLRALWKGTHHAFQPSKLKAIVASKASQFTGYAQHDAQEFMAFLLDGLHEDLNRIQNKPYTETVDSDGRPDEVVAEEAWQRHKMRNDSFIVDLFQGQYKSKLVCPVCAKVSITFDPFLYLPVPLPQKQKVLPVFYFAREPHSKPIKFLVSISKENSSASEVLDSLSQSVHVKPENLRLAEVIKNRFHRVFLPSHSLDTVSPSDTLLCFELLSPELAKERVVVLEVQQRPQVPSIPISKCAACQRKQQSEDEKLKRCTRCYRVGYCNQLCQKTHWPDHKGLCRPENIGYPFLVSVPASRLTYARLAQLLEGYARYSVSVFQPPFQPGRMALESQGPGCTTMLSTSSLEAGDSERDPVQPPELQLVTPVAEGDTGVPRAWASPDRGPAPSTSGVSSEMLASVSAEVGSLPAGERVSRPEAAVPGYQHPSEAMNAHTPQFFIYKIDASNREQRLEDKGDNPLELGEDCSLALVWRNNERLQEFVLVASKELECAEDPGSAGEAARAGHFTLDQCLNLFTRPEVLAPEEAWYCPQCKQHREASKQLLLWRLPNVLIVQLKRFSFRSFIWRDKINDLVEFPVRNLDLSKFCIGQKEEQLPSYDLYAVINHYGGMIGGHYTACARLPNDRSSQRSDVGWRLFDDSTVTTVDESQVVTRYAYVLFYRRRNSPVERPPRAGHSEHHPDLGPAAESAASQASRIWQELEAEEEPVPEGPAPLGPWGPQEWVGPPPRGPTTPDEGCLRYFVLGTVAALVALVLNVFYPLVSQSPWR is encoded by the exons ATGTCTGGAGGGGCCAGCACCACAGGCCCAAGGAGAGGGCCCCTGGGACTGGAAGAGGCCACCAGTAAGAAGAAGCAGAAGGATCGAGCAAACCAGGAGAGCAAGGATGGAGATCCCAGGAGAGGTG GGTCAGCATCCGCTCCTCAGGAGGAGCATACCAAAGAGG AGTTGTTGCTGGATTGGAGGCAGAGTTCTGATGAGGTGATTGTCAAGTTGCGTGTGGGAGCTGGTCCCCTGAGGCTGGATGAAGTAGATGCTGCTTTCACGGACACAGACTGTGTGGTGCGGCTTCCAG GTGGTCGGCAGTGGGGTGGTGTTTTCTATGCTGAGATAGATGGTTCCTGTACCAAAGTGCAGGCTCGCAAAGGTGGCCTCCTGCAGCTCTCACTGCCCAAGAAGGTGCCTATGCTCATGTGGCCCTCTCTCCTG AAGAAACCTCTAGGGACCCAGGAGTTGGTGCCAGGGCTGCGGTGCCAGGAGAATGGGCAGGAAGCATCTCCCATTGCCTCGGAGCCAGGCCCTGAGCCCCGCCGGGCTAAGCAGGAGGCCCGGAACCAGAAACGGGCCCAGGGCCGTAGTGAGGCAGGCACAGGGGCTGGCCCTGGGGCCCAGGCAGGCCCCAGCGCCAAGAGAGCTGTGCATCTCCGCAGAGGGCCAGAAGGGGAAGGGTCCAGAGATGGCCCTGGACCCCGGGGTGATGCCCCCCCTTTCCTGGCTGAGCCAGCATCCACCCAG GCTGAGGCTGAGGAACAGCTCCGTGTACCACCACTGAACCCCCAGACCTGCCTCCTGGGCTCAGAGGAGGATCTAGAACTTTTGACAGGAGAGAAGGCAGTGTCCGCCAGGAATGATCCAGTGTCCCCAGCCATGGCCCGGAGCAGAGACCCCGAGAAAG AGCCTGAGTCCATGGTGAACCTGGCATTTGTCAAGAATGACTCCTATGAGAAGGGGCCGGACTCAGTGGTGGTGCACGTGTACGTGAAGGAAATCCGCAGGGACACCTCTCGAGTGCTTTTCCGCGAGCAGGACTTCACGCTTATCTTCCAGACCAG GGATGGAAACTTCCTGAGACTGCACCCGGGCTGCGGGCCCCACACCACCTTCCGTTGGCAGGTGAAGCTCAG GAACCTGATCGAGCCAGAGCAATGCACCTTCTGCTTCACGGCCTCTCGCATTGACATCTGCCTCCATAAGCGGCAGAGTCAGCGCTGGGGGGGCTTGGAGGCCCCAGCTGCACGAG TGGGTGGTGCAAAGGTTGCCGTGCCGACAGGTCCAACCCCTCTGGATTCAACCCCCCCGGgaagtgccccccaccccttgaCAGGCCAGGAAGAGGCCCGGGGTGTGGAGAAGGAGAAGCCCAAGGCTCGATCTGAGGACACAGGCTTAGATGGTGTGGCAGCCCGCACCCCCATGGAGCATGTAACCCCAAAGCCAGAGCCACACCTAGCATCG CCCAAGCCCACGTGTATGGTGCCTCCAATGCCCCATAGCCCAGTGAGTGGAGATAgtgtggaggaagaggaggaggaagagaagaaggtgTGTCTGCCAGGCTTCACTGGCCTTGTCAATCTAGGCAACACCTGCTTCATGAACAGCGTCATTCAGTCTCTGTCCAATACTCGGGAACTGCGGGACTTCTTCCATG ACCGCTCCTTTGAGGCCGAGATCAACTATAACAACCCGCTGGGGACTGGTGGGCGTCTGGCCATCGGTTTTGCTGTGCTGCTCCGGGCACTGTGGAAGGGAACCCACCATGCCTTCCAGCCCTCCAAGTTGAAG GCCATTGTGGCGAGCAAAGCCAGCCAGTTCACAGGCTATGCACAGCATGATGCCCAGGAGTTCATGGCTTTCCTGCTGGATGGGCTGCACGAGGACTTGAACCGAATTCAGAATAAGCCCTACACAGAGACTGTGGACTCAGACGGGCGCCCTGATGAG GTGGTAGCTGAGGAAGCCTGGCAGCGGCACAAGATGAGGAATGATTCTTTCATCGTGGACCTATTTCAGGGCCAATACAAGTCGAAGCTGGTGTGCCCTGTGTGTGCGAAG GTCTCCATCACTTTTGACCCATTCCTGTACCTGCCGGTGCCCTTGCCGCAGAAGCAGAAGGTTCTCCCTGTCTTCTATTTTGCGCGGGAGCCCCATAGCAAGCCCATCAAG TTTCTGGTgagcatcagcaaggagaactcCAGTGCGAGTGAAGTGTTGGACTCCCTCTCTCAGAGTGTCCACGTGAAGCCTGAGAACCTGCGTCTGGCTGAG GTTATTAAGAATCGCTTCCACCGTGTGTTCTTGCCCTCCCACTCCCTGGACACTGTGTCCCCTTCTGACACGCTCCTCTGCTTTGAGCTGCTGTCCCCAGAGTTGGCTAAGGAGCGGGTAGTGGTGCTTGAAGTGCAACAG CGCCCCCAGGTGCCCAGCATCCCTATCTCCAAGTGTGCAGCCTGCCAGCGGAAGCAGCAGTCAGAGGATGAGAAGCTGAAGCGCTGTACCCGGTGCTACCGTGTGGGCTACTGCAACCA gcTCTGTCAGAAAACCCACTGGCCTGATCACAAGGGCCTCTGCCGCCCTGAGAACATTGGCTACCCCTTCCTGGTCAGTGTACCTGCCTCACGGCTCACTTATGCCCGTCTTGCTCAGCTGCTAGAGGGCTATGCCCG GTACTCTGTGAGTGTGTTCCAGCCACCCTTCCAGCCTGGCCGCATGGCCTTGGAGTCCCAGGGCCCTGGCTGCACCACAATGCTGTCCACTAGCTCCCTGGAGGCTGGGGACAGTGAGAGGGACCCTGTTCAGCCTCCTGAACTTCAGTTGGTGACCCCTGTGGCTGAAGGGGATACAGGGGTCCCCCGGGCATGGGCATCCCCTGATCGGGGCCCTGCACCCAGTACCAGTGGAGTTTCTTCTGAGATGCTGGCCAGTGTGTCTGCTGAAGTTGGCTCCTTGCCTGCTGGTGAGAGGGTGTCCCGGCCTGAAG CTGCCGTGCCCGGATACCAACACCCAAGTGAAGCCATGAATGCCCACACACCCCagttctttatctataaaattgaCGCATCCAACCGAGAACAGCGGCTAGAGGACAAAG GCGATAACCCCCTAGAGCTGGGTGAGGATTGCAGTCTGGCTCTAGTCTGGCGGAACAACGAGCGCCTGCAGGAGTTCGTGTTGGTAGCCTCCAAGGAGCTGGAATGTGCTGAGGACCCAGGCTCTGCTGGTGAGGCTGCCCGTGCTGGCCACTTCACTCTGGACCAGTGCCTGAACCTCTTCACGCGGCCTGAGGTGCTGGCACCTGAGGAGGCTTG GTACTGCCCACAGTGCAAACAACACCGTGAGGCCTCTAAGCAGCTGTTGCTGTGGCGCCTGCCGAATGTGCTCATTGTCCAGCTCAAGCGCTTCTCCTTTCGCAGCTTCATCTGGCGTGACAAGATCAACGacttggtggagttccctgttcG GAATCTGGACCTGAGCAAGTTCTGCATCGGTCAGAaagaggaacagctgcccagctaCGACCTGTATGCTGTCATCAACCACTATGGAGGCATGATTGGTGGTCACTACACTGCTTGCGCGCGCCTGCCCAATGACCGCAGCAGCCAGCGCAGCGACGTGG GCTGGCGCTTGTTTGATGACAGCACGGTGACAACGGTAGACGAGAGCCAGGTCGTGACGCGTTATGCCTATGTACTCTTCTACCGCCGGCGGAACTCTCCTGTGGAGAGGCCCCCCCGGGCAGGTCACTCAGAGCACCACCCCGACCTAGGCCCTGCAGCTGAGTCTGCTGCCAGCCAG GCTTCCCGGATTTGGCAGGAGCTGGAGGCCGAGGAGGAGCCAGTACCTGAGGGGCCTGCGCCCCTGGGTCCCTGGGGGCCCCAAGAATGGGTGGGCCCTCCACCACGTGGCCCTACCACACCAGATGAGGGCTGCCTCCGGTACTTTGTTCTGGGCACTGTGGCAGCTTTGGTGGCCCTCGTGCTCAACGTGTTCTATCCTCTGGTATCCCAGAGTCCCTGGAGATGA
- the USP19 gene encoding ubiquitin carboxyl-terminal hydrolase 19 isoform X3, with protein MSGGASTTGPRRGPLGLEEATSKKKQKDRANQESKDGDPRRGGSASAPQEEHTKEELLLDWRQSSDEVIVKLRVGAGPLRLDEVDAAFTDTDCVVRLPGGRQWGGVFYAEIDGSCTKVQARKGGLLQLSLPKKVPMLMWPSLLKPLGTQELVPGLRCQENGQEASPIASEPGPEPRRAKQEARNQKRAQGRSEAGTGAGPGAQAGPSAKRAVHLRRGPEGEGSRDGPGPRGDAPPFLAEPASTQAEAEEQLRVPPLNPQTCLLGSEEDLELLTGEKAVSARNDPVSPAMARSRDPEKGDRSKEEMAVAADAATLVDGKEPESMVNLAFVKNDSYEKGPDSVVVHVYVKEIRRDTSRVLFREQDFTLIFQTRDGNFLRLHPGCGPHTTFRWQVKLRNLIEPEQCTFCFTASRIDICLHKRQSQRWGGLEAPAARGAVGGAKVAVPTGPTPLDSTPPGSAPHPLTGQEEARGVEKEKPKARSEDTGLDGVAARTPMEHVTPKPEPHLASPKPTCMVPPMPHSPVSGDSVEEEEEEEKKVCLPGFTGLVNLGNTCFMNSVIQSLSNTRELRDFFHDRSFEAEINYNNPLGTGGRLAIGFAVLLRALWKGTHHAFQPSKLKAIVASKASQFTGYAQHDAQEFMAFLLDGLHEDLNRIQNKPYTETVDSDGRPDEVVAEEAWQRHKMRNDSFIVDLFQGQYKSKLVCPVCAKVSITFDPFLYLPVPLPQKQKVLPVFYFAREPHSKPIKFLVSISKENSSASEVLDSLSQSVHVKPENLRLAEVIKNRFHRVFLPSHSLDTVSPSDTLLCFELLSPELAKERVVVLEVQQRPQVPSIPISKCAACQRKQQSEDEKLKRCTRCYRVGYCNQLCQKTHWPDHKGLCRPENIGYPFLVSVPASRLTYARLAQLLEGYARYSVSVFQPPFQPGRMALESQGPGCTTMLSTSSLEAGDSERDPVQPPELQLVTPVAEGDTGVPRAWASPDRGPAPSTSGVSSEMLASVSAEVGSLPAGERVSRPEAAVPGYQHPSEAMNAHTPQFFIYKIDASNREQRLEDKGDNPLELGEDCSLALVWRNNERLQEFVLVASKELECAEDPGSAGEAARAGHFTLDQCLNLFTRPEVLAPEEAWYCPQCKQHREASKQLLLWRLPNVLIVQLKRFSFRSFIWRDKINDLVEFPVRNLDLSKFCIGQKEEQLPSYDLYAVINHYGGMIGGHYTACARLPNDRSSQRSDVGWRLFDDSTVTTVDESQVVTRYAYVLFYRRRNSPVERPPRAGHSEHHPDLGPAAESAASQASRIWQELEAEEEPVPEGPAPLGPWGPQEWVGPPPRGPTTPDEGCLRYFVLGTVAALVALVLNVFYPLVSQSPWR; from the exons ATGTCTGGAGGGGCCAGCACCACAGGCCCAAGGAGAGGGCCCCTGGGACTGGAAGAGGCCACCAGTAAGAAGAAGCAGAAGGATCGAGCAAACCAGGAGAGCAAGGATGGAGATCCCAGGAGAGGTG GGTCAGCATCCGCTCCTCAGGAGGAGCATACCAAAGAGG AGTTGTTGCTGGATTGGAGGCAGAGTTCTGATGAGGTGATTGTCAAGTTGCGTGTGGGAGCTGGTCCCCTGAGGCTGGATGAAGTAGATGCTGCTTTCACGGACACAGACTGTGTGGTGCGGCTTCCAG GTGGTCGGCAGTGGGGTGGTGTTTTCTATGCTGAGATAGATGGTTCCTGTACCAAAGTGCAGGCTCGCAAAGGTGGCCTCCTGCAGCTCTCACTGCCCAAGAAGGTGCCTATGCTCATGTGGCCCTCTCTCCTG AAACCTCTAGGGACCCAGGAGTTGGTGCCAGGGCTGCGGTGCCAGGAGAATGGGCAGGAAGCATCTCCCATTGCCTCGGAGCCAGGCCCTGAGCCCCGCCGGGCTAAGCAGGAGGCCCGGAACCAGAAACGGGCCCAGGGCCGTAGTGAGGCAGGCACAGGGGCTGGCCCTGGGGCCCAGGCAGGCCCCAGCGCCAAGAGAGCTGTGCATCTCCGCAGAGGGCCAGAAGGGGAAGGGTCCAGAGATGGCCCTGGACCCCGGGGTGATGCCCCCCCTTTCCTGGCTGAGCCAGCATCCACCCAG GCTGAGGCTGAGGAACAGCTCCGTGTACCACCACTGAACCCCCAGACCTGCCTCCTGGGCTCAGAGGAGGATCTAGAACTTTTGACAGGAGAGAAGGCAGTGTCCGCCAGGAATGATCCAGTGTCCCCAGCCATGGCCCGGAGCAGAGACCCCGAGAAAGGTGACCGTTCCAAAGAGGAGATGGCAGTGGCAGCAGATGCTGCAACCTTGGTGGATGGTAaag AGCCTGAGTCCATGGTGAACCTGGCATTTGTCAAGAATGACTCCTATGAGAAGGGGCCGGACTCAGTGGTGGTGCACGTGTACGTGAAGGAAATCCGCAGGGACACCTCTCGAGTGCTTTTCCGCGAGCAGGACTTCACGCTTATCTTCCAGACCAG GGATGGAAACTTCCTGAGACTGCACCCGGGCTGCGGGCCCCACACCACCTTCCGTTGGCAGGTGAAGCTCAG GAACCTGATCGAGCCAGAGCAATGCACCTTCTGCTTCACGGCCTCTCGCATTGACATCTGCCTCCATAAGCGGCAGAGTCAGCGCTGGGGGGGCTTGGAGGCCCCAGCTGCACGAG GTGCAGTGGGTGGTGCAAAGGTTGCCGTGCCGACAGGTCCAACCCCTCTGGATTCAACCCCCCCGGgaagtgccccccaccccttgaCAGGCCAGGAAGAGGCCCGGGGTGTGGAGAAGGAGAAGCCCAAGGCTCGATCTGAGGACACAGGCTTAGATGGTGTGGCAGCCCGCACCCCCATGGAGCATGTAACCCCAAAGCCAGAGCCACACCTAGCATCG CCCAAGCCCACGTGTATGGTGCCTCCAATGCCCCATAGCCCAGTGAGTGGAGATAgtgtggaggaagaggaggaggaagagaagaaggtgTGTCTGCCAGGCTTCACTGGCCTTGTCAATCTAGGCAACACCTGCTTCATGAACAGCGTCATTCAGTCTCTGTCCAATACTCGGGAACTGCGGGACTTCTTCCATG ACCGCTCCTTTGAGGCCGAGATCAACTATAACAACCCGCTGGGGACTGGTGGGCGTCTGGCCATCGGTTTTGCTGTGCTGCTCCGGGCACTGTGGAAGGGAACCCACCATGCCTTCCAGCCCTCCAAGTTGAAG GCCATTGTGGCGAGCAAAGCCAGCCAGTTCACAGGCTATGCACAGCATGATGCCCAGGAGTTCATGGCTTTCCTGCTGGATGGGCTGCACGAGGACTTGAACCGAATTCAGAATAAGCCCTACACAGAGACTGTGGACTCAGACGGGCGCCCTGATGAG GTGGTAGCTGAGGAAGCCTGGCAGCGGCACAAGATGAGGAATGATTCTTTCATCGTGGACCTATTTCAGGGCCAATACAAGTCGAAGCTGGTGTGCCCTGTGTGTGCGAAG GTCTCCATCACTTTTGACCCATTCCTGTACCTGCCGGTGCCCTTGCCGCAGAAGCAGAAGGTTCTCCCTGTCTTCTATTTTGCGCGGGAGCCCCATAGCAAGCCCATCAAG TTTCTGGTgagcatcagcaaggagaactcCAGTGCGAGTGAAGTGTTGGACTCCCTCTCTCAGAGTGTCCACGTGAAGCCTGAGAACCTGCGTCTGGCTGAG GTTATTAAGAATCGCTTCCACCGTGTGTTCTTGCCCTCCCACTCCCTGGACACTGTGTCCCCTTCTGACACGCTCCTCTGCTTTGAGCTGCTGTCCCCAGAGTTGGCTAAGGAGCGGGTAGTGGTGCTTGAAGTGCAACAG CGCCCCCAGGTGCCCAGCATCCCTATCTCCAAGTGTGCAGCCTGCCAGCGGAAGCAGCAGTCAGAGGATGAGAAGCTGAAGCGCTGTACCCGGTGCTACCGTGTGGGCTACTGCAACCA gcTCTGTCAGAAAACCCACTGGCCTGATCACAAGGGCCTCTGCCGCCCTGAGAACATTGGCTACCCCTTCCTGGTCAGTGTACCTGCCTCACGGCTCACTTATGCCCGTCTTGCTCAGCTGCTAGAGGGCTATGCCCG GTACTCTGTGAGTGTGTTCCAGCCACCCTTCCAGCCTGGCCGCATGGCCTTGGAGTCCCAGGGCCCTGGCTGCACCACAATGCTGTCCACTAGCTCCCTGGAGGCTGGGGACAGTGAGAGGGACCCTGTTCAGCCTCCTGAACTTCAGTTGGTGACCCCTGTGGCTGAAGGGGATACAGGGGTCCCCCGGGCATGGGCATCCCCTGATCGGGGCCCTGCACCCAGTACCAGTGGAGTTTCTTCTGAGATGCTGGCCAGTGTGTCTGCTGAAGTTGGCTCCTTGCCTGCTGGTGAGAGGGTGTCCCGGCCTGAAG CTGCCGTGCCCGGATACCAACACCCAAGTGAAGCCATGAATGCCCACACACCCCagttctttatctataaaattgaCGCATCCAACCGAGAACAGCGGCTAGAGGACAAAG GCGATAACCCCCTAGAGCTGGGTGAGGATTGCAGTCTGGCTCTAGTCTGGCGGAACAACGAGCGCCTGCAGGAGTTCGTGTTGGTAGCCTCCAAGGAGCTGGAATGTGCTGAGGACCCAGGCTCTGCTGGTGAGGCTGCCCGTGCTGGCCACTTCACTCTGGACCAGTGCCTGAACCTCTTCACGCGGCCTGAGGTGCTGGCACCTGAGGAGGCTTG GTACTGCCCACAGTGCAAACAACACCGTGAGGCCTCTAAGCAGCTGTTGCTGTGGCGCCTGCCGAATGTGCTCATTGTCCAGCTCAAGCGCTTCTCCTTTCGCAGCTTCATCTGGCGTGACAAGATCAACGacttggtggagttccctgttcG GAATCTGGACCTGAGCAAGTTCTGCATCGGTCAGAaagaggaacagctgcccagctaCGACCTGTATGCTGTCATCAACCACTATGGAGGCATGATTGGTGGTCACTACACTGCTTGCGCGCGCCTGCCCAATGACCGCAGCAGCCAGCGCAGCGACGTGG GCTGGCGCTTGTTTGATGACAGCACGGTGACAACGGTAGACGAGAGCCAGGTCGTGACGCGTTATGCCTATGTACTCTTCTACCGCCGGCGGAACTCTCCTGTGGAGAGGCCCCCCCGGGCAGGTCACTCAGAGCACCACCCCGACCTAGGCCCTGCAGCTGAGTCTGCTGCCAGCCAG GCTTCCCGGATTTGGCAGGAGCTGGAGGCCGAGGAGGAGCCAGTACCTGAGGGGCCTGCGCCCCTGGGTCCCTGGGGGCCCCAAGAATGGGTGGGCCCTCCACCACGTGGCCCTACCACACCAGATGAGGGCTGCCTCCGGTACTTTGTTCTGGGCACTGTGGCAGCTTTGGTGGCCCTCGTGCTCAACGTGTTCTATCCTCTGGTATCCCAGAGTCCCTGGAGATGA